From the genome of Ananas comosus cultivar F153 linkage group 16, ASM154086v1, whole genome shotgun sequence, one region includes:
- the LOC109722280 gene encoding delta-aminolevulinic acid dehydratase, chloroplastic-like, with protein MASTISFSTGNVRLIRVGYDHHYVGLRLICPQRCVSFVARAKAKPSMVIRASNEQDTSAKISSRSIEECEAAAVAGNFPDPLPLYRPSGPRGTPDAKPLSLSRRPRRNRKSATLRVSFQETNLSAANLVLPLFIHEGEEDVPIGAMPGCFRLGWRHGLLDEVYKARDVGVSSFVLFPKIPDALKSQTGDESFNDNGLVPRAIRLLKDKYPDIVVYTDVALDPYSSDGHDGIVREDGVIMNDETVHQLCKQAVSQARAGADVVSPSDMMDGRVGAIRAALDAEGFHDVSIMSYTAKYASAFYGPFREALDSNPRFGDKKTYQMNPANYREALTETEADEAEGADILLVKPALPYLDVVRFLRDNSALPIAAYQVSGEYSMIKAGGVLKMIDEEKVMMESLLCIRRAGADIILSYFARQAASVLCGMSGMKFK; from the exons ATGGCTTCGACAATCTCATTCTCAACCGGAAATGTTCGACTGATAAGAGTTGGATATGACCATCACTATGTTGGGTTGAGGCTGATTTGTCCCCAGAGATGTGTTTCTTTTGTGGCGAGAGCGAAGGCCAAACCATCGATGGTTATTAGAGCAAGCAATGAGCAAGACACATCGGCTAAGATTTCAAGCCGAAGCATCGAGGAATGTGAAGCAGCGGCTGTGGCCGGCAACTTCCCTGATCCTCTGCCACTCTATAGGCCTTCCGGCCCTAGAGGAACCCCGGATGCTAAACCTCTT TCACTTTCTAGGCGCCCACGTCGTAACCGAAAGTCAGCGACACTTAGAGTTTCTTTCCAAGAAACAAATCTATCTGCCGCAAATCTTGTCCTTCCGCTCTTTATTCATGAAG GTGAAGAAGATGTTCCTATTGGAGCTATGCCTGGATGTTTTCGGTTGGGATGGCGCCATGGCCTCCTTGATGAG GTTTACAAGGCACGAGATGTTGGTGTTAGCAGTTTTGTGCTCTTTCCGAAAATTCCCGATGCTTTGAAG TCACAAACAGGAGATGAGTCATTCAATGATAATGGCTTGGTCCCTCGAGCAATTCGCCTACTCAAGGACAAGTACCCTGACATT GTTGTTTACACTGATGTTGCGTTGGACCCCTATTCATCTGATGGGCACGATGGTATTGTAAGGGAAGATG GAGTCATCATGAATGATGAAACAGTCCATCAACTTTGCAAACAGGCAGTTAGTCAG GCCCGTGCTGGTGCTGATGTTGTTAGTCCGAGTGACATGATGGATGGCCGCGTGGGAGCAATTCGTGCGGCTCTTGATGCTGAAGGTTTCCATGATGTCTCTATCATGTCTTATACTGCAAA ATACGCGAGTGCATTCTATGGCCCCTTCCGAGAAGCTCTAGACTCAAATCCACGATTTGGGGATAAGAAAAC TTACCAGATGAACCCAGCCAACTACAGAGAAGCCCTTACAGAAACTGAAGCAGATGAGGCTGAAGGTGCAGATATTCTTCTG GTGAAACCAGCATTGCCGTACTTGGATGTTGTGCGGTTTCTTAGAGACAATTCAGCTCTACCAATTGCTGCATATCAG GTTTCTGGAGAGTACTCAATGATCAAGGCTGGGGGAGTACTCAAAATGATCGATGAGGAGAAGGTCATGATGGAATCGCTGCTTTGTATCAGACGAGCCGGCGCCGACATCATCCTCTCTTACTTTGCTCGCCAAGCTGCGAGCGTATTGTGCGGCATGAGCGGCATGAAATTCAAATAG